The Streptococcus sp. VT 162 genome has a window encoding:
- a CDS encoding Pneumococcal vaccine antigen A, protein MFKFIRRVLVLAVFLFAGYKAYHIHQDVKQVMTYQPMVREILSERDTPANEELVLAMIYTETKGKERDVMQSSESASGATNTIKDDASSIRQGVQTLTDNLYLAQSKGVDVWTAVQAYNFGPAYIDFIAQNGKENTLALAKRYSRETVAPILGNTTGKTYTYINPISIFHGAELYENGGNYYYSRQVRFNLYIMKFFNFF, encoded by the coding sequence ATGTTTAAATTTATAAGAAGAGTGCTTGTGCTAGCAGTCTTCCTTTTCGCAGGATACAAAGCTTATCATATCCATCAGGATGTTAAACAAGTCATGACCTACCAACCCATGGTTCGAGAAATCTTGAGTGAAAGAGATACCCCAGCCAATGAAGAGTTGGTGCTCGCCATGATTTATACCGAAACGAAGGGAAAAGAGCGGGATGTCATGCAGTCTAGTGAGTCTGCTAGTGGCGCTACCAATACCATCAAAGACGATGCCTCTAGTATTCGTCAAGGGGTACAGACTCTAACAGATAACCTCTATTTGGCACAGAGCAAAGGAGTAGATGTCTGGACCGCCGTTCAAGCCTATAATTTTGGACCTGCCTATATCGACTTTATCGCTCAAAATGGCAAGGAAAATACTCTGGCATTAGCCAAGCGTTACTCCCGAGAAACGGTCGCTCCAATCCTTGGAAATACTACTGGGAAGACCTACACCTATATCAACCCTATTTCTATCTTTCACGGAGCCGAACTCTATGAAAATGGTGGAAATTATTACTACTCGAGACAGGTTCGCTTCAATCTCTATATCATGAAATTCTTTAATTTCTTCTAA